From Oncorhynchus mykiss isolate Arlee chromosome 6, USDA_OmykA_1.1, whole genome shotgun sequence, the proteins below share one genomic window:
- the LOC110525787 gene encoding protein unc-45 homolog B, translating into MGEMADPIQLKDEGNKHFQAGEVDKAIECYTKATKLCKDKKVLAVIYRNRSACFLKKESYTNAASDASKAIDVDAADVKALFRRCQALEKLDKLDMAFKDVQRCSTIEPKNKTFLETLRRLGAEIQAKLKTTFSTDSRVQNMFDILLDEEMDKDKKEKAANNLVVLAREDAGAERIFQNNGVPLLLDMLETGKVEMVLAAIRTFAGMCTGHKARTMAIIHLVGIDKLCSIMAVDNEDIALATSDLFQCINDSLTGGDRRIYGKEEALVLDASKDLKSILMALLEMVASKKVSGHGRDQALNLLCRNVPRKDKKDHDHSKSLFTIDHGLKKILKVCGQIPDLPDQLPMTENTQLIASVLLDKLWDDLRCDPERDHYREVCDEYIKGKFDPNDMDRNIHAINALSGLLQGPFEVGNQLVGRQGIMEMMVALCGSEREVDQMVAVEALIHSSTKMSRASFIITNGVSLLKDIYKKTKNEKIKIRALVGLCKLGSAGGDDYSMRQFAEGSTEKLAKQCRKWLCNSAMDTKTRKWAIEGLAYLTQDADVKDDFVEDEPAMKAMFELAKSKDKTILYAVACTLVNCTNSYEKKEIMPELVQLAKFSKQHVPEQHPKDKKDFIQKRVKRMLKAGVISALTVMVKADNLLLTDQTKEMLARVFLALADDAKDRGMICAHGGGKALIPLALEGSAIGKIRASHALAKIAAVSNPEIAFPGERIYEVVRPLVSLLHPERDGVQNYEALLSLTNLAGLNDKLRVKILKEKALPEIEQYMFEDHDHIRQAATECMCNLVTCKEVQDRYLEDGNDRLKLLVLMCAEDDEKLQRAAAGALAMLTAAQKKLCTKMTLVTLQWMEILQRLILHDQPQIQHRGLVIVYNILNSDDNELAKKLIESEILEILTVIGKAMDNPKRQLVIDVARTCLVKAMDLGLIKPFTTPS; encoded by the exons ATGGGAGAGATGGCAGATCCAATCCAGTTAAAAGATGAGGGAAACAAGCATTTCCAAGCCGGTGAGGTGGACAAGGCCATTGAGTGCTACACAAAAGCCACCAAGTTGTGCAAAGACAAAAAGGTGCTCGCTGTCATCTACAGGAACAGATCAGCCTGCTTCCTGAAAAAG GAAAGCTACACCAATGCAGCCTCTGATGCCTCCAAAG CCATTGACGTGGATGCAGCAGACGTCAAAGCCCTGTTCCGGCGGTGCCAGGCTCTGGAGAAGCTGGACAAGCTGGACATGGCCTTCAAAGACGTCCAGAGGTGTTCCACCATCGAGCCCAAAAACAAGACCTTCCTGGAGACCCTCAGGAGGCTGGGGGCGGAGATCCAAGCCAAG ctgaAGACAACCTTCTCCACAGACTCACGGGTCCAGAACATGTTTGACATTCTGCTTGATGAGGAGATGGACAAGGACAAGAAGGAAAAG GCTGCTAACAACCTGGTGGTTCTGGCCAGAGAAGATGCTGGCGCAGAGAGAATCTTCCAGAACAACGGAGTGCCTCTGCTGCTGGATATGCTTGAGACCGGAAAAGTAGAGATGGTCCTGGCCGCTATCCGTACCTTCGCGGGAATGTGCACTGGACACAAAGCACGG ACCATGGCCATTATCCACCTGGTGGGCATTGACAAGCTGTGCAGCATCATGGCTGTCGACAATGAGGACATCGCCTTGGCAACTTCCGACCTGTTCCAGTGCATCAACGACTCCCTCACCGGAGGAGACCGGAGGATTTATGGGAAGGAGGAAGCCCTGGTTTTGG ATGCAAGCAAAGACTTGAAGAGCATCCTGATGGCCCTGCTGGAGATGGTTGCCAGTAAGAAGGTTTCAGGACACGGCAGAGACCAGGCCCTGAACCTGCTGTGCAGGAACGTGCCTCGCAAGGACAAGAAAGACCATGACCACTCCAAGAGCCTCTTCACCATCGACCATG GTCTGAAGAAAATCCTGAAGGTGTGTGGCCAGATACCTGACCTCCCAGACCAGCTGCCCATGACGGAGAACACTCAGCTCATCGCCAGCGTGTTGCTTGACAAGCTCTGGGACGACCTGCGCTGCGACCCCGAGAGAGACCACTACAGGGAAGTCTGTGACGAGTACATCAA AGGCAAGTTTGACCCCAACGACATGGACAGGAACATCCACGCCATCAACGCTCTGTCAGGCCTGCTGCAGGGGCCATTTGAGGTTGGCAACCAGCTGGTGGGTCGCCAGGGCATCATGGAGATGATGGTGGCGCTGTGCGGCTCTGAGCGTGAGGTGGACCAGATGGTCGCCGTGGAAGCGCTGATCCACTCCTCGACGAAGATGAGCCGCGCCTCCTTCATCATCACCAACGGCGTGTCGCTGCTCAAAGACATCTACAAGAAGACGAAGAACGAGAAGATCAAGATCCGTGCGCTGGTG GGTCTGTGTAAGCTGGGCTCAGCAGGTGGAGATGACTATAGTATGAGGCAGTTTGCTGAGGGCTCCACTGAGAAACTGGCCAAGCAGTGCAGGAA GTGGCTGTGTAACTCTGCCATGGACACGAAGACCAGGAAGTGGGCTATAGAAGGTCTGGCCTATCTGACCCAAGACGCTGATGTAAAGGATGACTTTGTTGAGGACGAGCCTGCCATGAAAGCCATGTTTGAACTGGCCAAG TCTAAAGATAAGACCATCCTATATGCTGTGGCCTGTACCCTGGTCAACTGCACCAACAGCTATGAGAAGAAAGAGATCATGCCTGAGCTGGTTCAGCTGGCCAAGTTCTCCAAGCAGCACGTCCCAGAGCAGCACCCCAAG GACAAGAAGGATTTCATCCAGAAGAGAGTGAAGAGGATGCTAAAGGCAGGGGTCATCTCAGCTCTCACTGTCATGGTGAAAGCTGACAACCTTCTCCTGACTGACCAGACCAAAGAGATGCTGGCAAG GGTGTTCCTTGCCTTGGCAGATGATGCCAAAGACCGTGGCATGATTTGCGCCCATGGAGGGGGCAAG GCTCTGATCCCATTGGCTCTGGAGGGATCAGCTATAGGGAAAATAAGGGCCTCCCACGCCCTGGCCAAGATCGCTGCTGTGTCCAACCCAGAGATTGCCTTCCCAGGAGAGAGG atcTATGAGGTGGTGCGTCCTCTGGTCAGCCTGTTGCACCCTGAGAGAGACGGGGTGCAGAACTACGAGGCACTTCTGAGTCTCACCAACTTGGCTGGTCTCAACGACAAACTGAG AGTGAAGATCCTGAAAGAGAAGGCTCTCCCTGAGATTGAGCAGTACATGTTTGAAGACCATGATCATATCAGACAGGCAGCCACAGAGTGCATGTGCAACCTGGTGACATGCAAAGAG GTGCAGGATCGGTACCTGGAGGATGGGAATGATAGGCTGAAGCTGCTGGTGCTGATGTGTGCTGAGGACGATGAAAAGCTCCAGAGAGCTGCAGCCGGAGCACTGGCCATGCTCACTGCCGCCCAGAAGAAACTGTGCACCAAGATGACCCTGGTG ACTTTGCAGTGGATGGAGATCCTTCAGAGGCTCATTCTCCATGACCAGCCCCAGATCCAGCACAGAGGCCTGGTGATCGTGTACAACATACTGAACTCGGACGACAACGAGCTGGCCAAGAAGCTGATCGAGAGCGAGATCCTGGAGATCCTGACAGTGATTGGCAAAGCAATGGACAACCCCAAGAGGCAGCTTGTGATCGATGTGGCACGCACCTGCCTGGTCAAGGCCATGGACCTCGGCCTCATCAAGCCATTCACAACCCCTTCTTAA